A single Bos mutus isolate GX-2022 chromosome 25, NWIPB_WYAK_1.1, whole genome shotgun sequence DNA region contains:
- the ZNF12 gene encoding zinc finger protein 12 → MNQSLGSVSFRDVAVDFTQEEWQHLDPEQKTTYRDVMLENYSHLISVGCHIIKPEVITKLEQGEEPWVVEGEFLLQSHPEEVWKVHDLMEGSQENEDKHSRQTESINNKTLPEGRGNGLGKTCNVETSPVSSRKISYQCDSCEKSLKSISEYISSDGSYARMKPDECSACGRSLLHVKLEKTHLGDKPYEFNQNREAYALNEESIYQNIHILDKPFEYIECQKAFQKDTVFVNHIEEKPYKWNESEIAFLQMSNLSVHPTTHLEMKPYECNACGKSFCKKSKFIIHQRTHTGEKPYECNQCGKSFCQKGTLTVHQRTHTGEKPYECTECGKTFYQKLHLIQHQRTHSGEKPYECSYCGKAFCQKTHLTQHQRTHSGERPYVCHDCGKTFSQKSALNDHQKIHTGVKLYKCNECGKCFCRKSTLTTHQRTHTGEKPYECNECGKFFSRLSYLTVHYRTHSGEKPYECNECGKTFYLNSALMRHQRVHTGEKPYECNECGKLFSQLSYLTIHHRTHSGVKPYECNECGKTFYQNSALCRHRRIHKGEKPYECYICGKFFSQMSYLTIHHRIHSGEKPYECNECGKTFCQNSALNRHQRTHTGEKAYECYECGKFFSQMSYLTIHHRIHSGEKPFECNECGKAFSRMSYLTVHYRTHSGEKPYECTECGKKFYHKSAFNSHQRIHRRGNMNVLDVGRLL, encoded by the exons ATGAATCAATCTCTG GGGTCAGTGTCATTCAGGGACGTGGCCGTGGACTTCACCCAGGAGGAGTGGCAGCACCTAGACCCTGAGCAGAAGACGACCTACAGGGACGTGATGCTGGAGAACTACAGCCACCTCATCTCTGtgg GGTGTCACATTATCAAACCAGAAGTCATCACCAAATTGGAGCAAGGAGAAGAGCCGTGGGTGGTGGAAGGAGAATTCCTGCTTCAGAGTCACCCAG AAGAAGTCTGGAAAGTTCATGATCTGATGGAGGGAAGCCAGGAAAATGAAGACAAACATTCAAGGCAAACTGAATCCATTAACAACAAAACCCTGCCTGAAGGGAGAGGTAATGGTCTTGGTAAGACTTGTAATGTGGAAACAAGCCCtgtttcttcaagaaaaatatcCTATCAGTGTGATTCATGTGAAAAGAGTTTAAAGTCTATTTCAGAATATATTAGTAGTGATGGCAGCTATGCAAGAATGAAACCTGATGAATGTAGTGCTTGTGGGAGATCACTTCTCCATGTGAAGCTTGAAAAAACTCATCTCGGAGATAAACCTTATGAATTTAACCAAAACAGGGAGGCTTATGCTCTAAATGAAGAAAGTATTTATCAGAACATTCACATTTTGGACAAACCCTTTGAATATATCGAATGCCAGAAAGCCTTTCAGAAGGATACAGTGTTTGTTAACCATATAGAGGAGAAACCCTACAAGTGGAACGAATCTGAAATAGCCTTTCTCCAAATGTCAAACCTCAGTGTGCACCCAACAACTCATTTGGAAATGAAACCCTATGAGTGCAACGCATGTGGGAAATCCTTCTGTAAAAAGTCCAAGTTTATTATCCACCAGAGgactcacacaggagagaaaccttatgaatgtaaTCAGTGTGGGAAATCCTTCTGCCAGAAGGGCACCCTCACTGTCCATCAACGAacacacacaggggagaagcCCTATGAATGTACTGAATGCGGGAAAACCTTCTACCAGAAGTTACACCTCATTCAACACCAGAGAACTCACTCAGGAGAGAAGCCCTATGAATGTAGCTACTGTGGAAAAGCCTTTTGCCAGAAGACACACCTCACACAGCACCAGAGAACACATTCAGGAGAGAGACCCTACGTTTGTCATGACTGTGGAAAAACCTTCTCCCAGAAGTCAGCCCTTAATGACCACCAGAAAATTCACACAGGCGTGAAACTCTACAAGTGCAACGAGTGTGGGAAGTGCTTCTGCCGCAAGTCTACCCTCACCACACACCAGAGGACACACACGGGAGAGAAGCCCTATGAGTGCAACGAGTGTGGGAAGTTCTTCTCTCGGCTGTCATATCTCACTGTGCATTACAGAACTCATTCAGGAGAGAAGCCCTATGAATGTAATGAGTGTGGGAAAACCTTTTACCTTAACTCAGCCCTCATGAGACACCAGAGAGTCCACACAGGAGAGAAGCCCTATGAATGCAATGAGTGTGGAAAGTTATTCTCCCAGTTGTCGTACCTCACCATACATCACAGAACTCACTCAGGAGTGAAGCCCTACGAATGTAACGAATGTGGGAAGACCTTCTACCAGAATTCCGCCCTTTGTAGACACCGGAGGATACATAAAGGAGAGAAGCCCTATGAATGTTACATATGTGGGAAGTTCTTCTCGCAAATGTCATACCTCACAATACATCACAGAATTCATTCAGGAGAGAAGCCCTACGAATGTAACGAATGTGGGAAAACCTTCTGCCAGAATTCAGCCCTCAACAGACACCAGAGgacacacacaggagagaaagCCTATGAGTGTTACGAGTGTGGCAAATTCTTCTCTCAGATGTCGTATCTCACTATACATCATCGAATTCATTCAGGAGAGAAACCTTTTGAATGTAACGAATGTGGAAAAGCCTTCTCTCGGATGTCATACCTCACTGTACATTACAGAACTCACTCAGGAGAGAAGCCATATGAATGTACCGAATGTGGGAAAAAATTCTACCACAAATCAGCCTTCAACAGCCATCAGAGAATTCACAGGAGAGGGAACATGAATGTACTTGATGtgggaaggcttctctga